One window from the genome of Candidatus Didemnitutus sp. encodes:
- a CDS encoding DoxX family protein yields the protein MTTPPSPSRFARISGLVARLLLGLVFFVFGLGALLNWFPSPPPESLPPKLAAFDAVMRGSYLFALVKGTEAAMGALLLLNRFVPLALVILAPVILNIALVNATMLPAGLPMVIILVALELYLAWLHRRAFTPLLTARYA from the coding sequence ATGACCACGCCTCCTTCGCCTTCCCGCTTCGCCCGCATCTCCGGGCTCGTCGCCCGCCTCCTGCTGGGCCTCGTCTTTTTCGTCTTCGGCCTCGGTGCGCTCCTGAACTGGTTTCCCTCACCTCCGCCCGAATCGCTCCCACCGAAGCTCGCCGCGTTCGATGCCGTCATGCGCGGCAGCTACTTGTTCGCTCTCGTCAAAGGCACCGAGGCGGCCATGGGCGCTTTGCTCCTCCTCAACCGCTTCGTGCCGCTCGCGCTCGTGATCCTCGCGCCGGTCATCCTCAATATCGCTTTAGTGAACGCCACCATGCTGCCCGCCGGCCTGCCGATGGTGATCATCCTTGTCGCGCTCGAGCTCTACCTCGCCTGGTTGCATCGCCGCGCGTTCACACCGCTGCTCACCGCGCGCTACGCCTGA
- a CDS encoding sigma-70 family RNA polymerase sigma factor produces the protein MPAPKDIPAIALPLPRAGAATENPPPPAAKPAQLVEHFFRHETGRLHGALIRLLGVNHMSLAEDIAQEAMMKALHTWSMGGVPANPSAWITRVAMNLAKDALRHKRMSGEKTDAIVTFLDQTRSPAEDTSSDAPEIRDDTLRLLFVCCHPSIAADAQVVLALKVLCGFSTGEIARAFLSSDAAIEKQLTRTKQRIADAGIGFDIPAGAELAARLDGVLATIYLLFNEGYKASAGDRLLREDLCHEAIRLTTLLVAHPAGDTPRSHALLALMLLTAARFPSRLDEHGDLLRLDDQDRAKWDAPLIGRGLFELVAAAQGTEISEYHLQAGIAAIHCTAPDYASTDWARILSHYDELLRMKPSPIVALNRAVAVAHLHGPRAGLDAIAAIEQRDRLENLYLLHAVVGELHWRLKDHRAAAASFRRALQLAHVGPEQQYLARMVERASESPGVN, from the coding sequence ATGCCTGCGCCGAAGGACATTCCTGCCATCGCCCTGCCGTTGCCGCGCGCCGGTGCCGCGACCGAAAACCCGCCGCCGCCCGCCGCGAAACCGGCGCAGCTGGTCGAACACTTTTTCCGCCACGAGACCGGCCGACTCCACGGCGCGCTCATCCGCCTGCTCGGCGTGAACCACATGTCACTGGCCGAGGACATCGCCCAGGAGGCAATGATGAAGGCGCTGCACACCTGGTCGATGGGCGGCGTGCCGGCGAATCCCTCGGCGTGGATCACCCGCGTGGCCATGAACCTCGCGAAGGATGCGCTGCGCCACAAGCGCATGTCCGGCGAGAAGACCGACGCGATCGTCACCTTCCTCGACCAGACGCGTTCGCCCGCGGAAGACACTTCCTCCGACGCGCCGGAAATCCGCGACGACACGCTGCGGCTGCTCTTCGTTTGCTGCCACCCGTCGATCGCCGCCGACGCGCAGGTCGTGCTCGCGTTGAAAGTCCTCTGCGGCTTCAGCACCGGCGAGATCGCGCGCGCCTTCCTCAGCAGCGACGCTGCGATCGAAAAACAGCTCACCCGCACCAAGCAGCGAATCGCGGACGCCGGCATCGGCTTCGACATCCCGGCGGGCGCCGAACTGGCCGCGCGCCTCGACGGCGTGCTCGCCACCATCTACCTCCTGTTCAACGAAGGCTACAAGGCCAGCGCCGGCGACCGCTTGCTCCGCGAGGATCTCTGCCATGAGGCGATCCGGCTCACGACGCTGCTCGTCGCGCACCCCGCCGGCGACACGCCACGCAGTCACGCGCTGCTGGCGTTGATGCTGCTGACCGCGGCGCGCTTTCCGTCCCGCCTCGACGAACACGGCGACCTGCTCCGCCTCGACGACCAAGATCGCGCTAAATGGGACGCGCCACTCATCGGGCGCGGCCTGTTCGAGCTCGTCGCCGCCGCCCAAGGCACGGAGATCAGCGAATACCACCTACAGGCCGGCATCGCCGCCATCCACTGCACCGCGCCCGACTACGCGTCGACCGACTGGGCGCGCATCCTCAGCCACTACGACGAACTGTTGCGGATGAAGCCGTCCCCCATCGTCGCGCTCAACCGCGCCGTGGCGGTCGCGCACCTCCACGGTCCGCGCGCCGGTCTCGATGCGATCGCCGCGATCGAGCAACGCGACCGACTCGAAAACCTCTACCTGCTCCACGCCGTCGTGGGCGAACTGCACTGGCGCTTGAAAGACCACCGCGCCGCCGCCGCGAGCTTCCGCCGCGCGCTGCAACTCGCGCACGTCGGCCCCGAACAGCAATACCTCGCCCGCATGGTCGAACGCGCCAGCGAGTCGCCGGGAGTGAACTGA
- a CDS encoding SRPBCC family protein codes for MILKILLGLVALLGLVCLVAAFQPSTFRIERSITVAAAPAALFPRLNDLHQVHEWAPWKEKDPNCTYEFTGPAAGVGAAQSWSGNSDVGAGKQTIVESRPNELVRLKLEFLKPFEAVCAATYSLQPAGNQTVVTWTMTGENNFVGKVFCLFMNQDKMVGGEFEKGLAQLKRLAETK; via the coding sequence ATGATCCTCAAAATCCTCCTCGGCCTCGTCGCCCTCCTCGGCCTCGTTTGCCTCGTCGCGGCCTTTCAGCCGTCGACCTTCCGTATCGAACGCTCGATCACCGTCGCCGCCGCTCCCGCGGCGCTCTTCCCGCGGTTGAACGACCTGCACCAAGTCCACGAGTGGGCGCCGTGGAAGGAAAAGGACCCGAATTGCACTTACGAATTCACCGGCCCGGCCGCGGGTGTGGGCGCCGCGCAATCGTGGTCGGGCAACAGCGACGTGGGCGCCGGCAAGCAGACGATCGTCGAGAGCCGCCCCAACGAGCTCGTGCGCCTGAAACTCGAATTTCTGAAGCCGTTCGAGGCCGTCTGCGCCGCGACCTATTCGCTCCAGCCGGCCGGCAACCAGACCGTCGTCACCTGGACGATGACCGGTGAAAACAACTTCGTCGGAAAGGTTTTCTGCCTGTTCATGAATCAGGACAAGATGGTCGGCGGCGAATTCGAGAAGGGCCTCGCCCAGCTCAAGCGCCTCGCCGAAACCAAATAA